DNA sequence from the Pedobacter schmidteae genome:
TTAAGGAAAGAAATTGCGCGGGTTCAATATCAACAATCTCAGCTGTTGTTTTAGCATTGAAGTAGGCTTTATACTGTTTGGTTAAATCTATTTTTTCCATTATTTTTATGATGAGACTCAAAGTAAAATAGAAGGACTGACAACAGTATGGCAGTCTGTATCTGGTATCATTTTAAAAAACAGCTGTCATTTAATTGGAATTAAATGGATAATACAAGAGTATATAGGATGTCTTTTGCGGGTGTTTACCCGCATTATATTCATAAGGCAGAAAAAAAAGGGCGGACAAAGGAAGAAGTAGATGAAATTATATTCTGGCTCACCGGATACAATCAAATAACACTACAGGAGCATATCGACAATAAGACTGACTTTGAAAACTTTTTTGCC
Encoded proteins:
- a CDS encoding DUF2200 domain-containing protein, whose translation is MDNTRVYRMSFAGVYPHYIHKAEKKGRTKEEVDEIIFWLTGYNQITLQEHIDNKTDFENFFAKAPQMNPNVSKITGVICGYRVEDIEDELMQKVRYLDKLVDELAKGKAMDKILRK